One region of Streptomyces rishiriensis genomic DNA includes:
- a CDS encoding DUF397 domain-containing protein, producing MADAEDEDVKARKERERDELYALDISGVEWECAPGTEEHEERVEIAHLPEGAVAMRSSLDPETVLRYTEAEWRAFVLGARDGEFDLEPARHDGESAAR from the coding sequence ATGGCCGATGCCGAGGACGAGGACGTCAAAGCTCGCAAGGAGCGGGAGCGGGACGAGCTGTACGCGCTGGACATCTCCGGCGTCGAGTGGGAGTGCGCCCCCGGCACGGAGGAGCACGAGGAGCGCGTCGAGATCGCCCACCTGCCGGAGGGGGCGGTCGCGATGCGGTCGTCCCTCGACCCGGAGACGGTGCTGCGCTACACGGAGGCGGAGTGGCGGGCCTTCGTGCTGGGCGCGCGGGACGGCGAGTTCGATCTGGAGCCGGCGCGGCACGACGGGGAGTCCGCCGCCCGGTAG
- the rpsO gene encoding 30S ribosomal protein S15, translated as MPLDAATKKQLITEFGQKEGDTGSPEVQVAMLSRRISDLTEHLKTHKHDHHSRRGLLILVGQRRRLLQYLAKKDIQRFRALVDRLGIRRGAAGAK; from the coding sequence GTGCCGCTCGATGCCGCTACGAAGAAGCAGCTCATCACGGAGTTCGGCCAGAAGGAGGGCGACACCGGCTCCCCCGAGGTCCAGGTCGCCATGCTGTCCCGCCGGATCTCGGACCTGACCGAGCACCTCAAGACGCACAAGCACGACCACCACTCCCGTCGTGGTCTGCTGATCCTGGTCGGTCAGCGTCGCCGCCTTCTCCAGTACCTGGCCAAGAAGGACATCCAGCGCTTCCGTGCGCTGGTCGACCGCCTCGGCATCCGTCGCGGTGCGGCGGGCGCCAAGTAG
- a CDS encoding polyribonucleotide nucleotidyltransferase, with translation MENETHYAEAVIDNGTFGTRTIRFETGRLAKQAAGSAVAYLDDDTMVLSATTASKNPKDQLDFFPLTVDVEERMYAAGKIPGSFFRREGRPSEDAILTCRLIDRPLRPSFRKGLRNEIQVVATIMALNPDHLYDVVAINAASASTQLAGLPFSGPIGGVRVALINGQWVAFPTHTELEDAVFDMVVAGRVLEDGDVAIMMVEAEATEKTIQLVAGGAEAPTEEVVASGLDAAKPFIKVLCKAQADLAAKAAKPTGEFPVFLDYQDDILEALSAAVRPELASALTIAGKQDREAELDRVKALAAEKLLPEFEGREREISAAYRSLTKQLVRERVIKEKKRIDGRGVTDIRTLAAEVEAIPRVHGSALFERGETQILGVTTLNMLRMEQQLDTLSPVTRKRYMHNYNFPPYSVGETGRVGSPKRREIGHGALAERAIVPVLPTREEFPYAIRQVSEALGSNGSTSMGSVCASTMSLLNAGVPLKAPVAGIAMGLISQEINGETHYVALTDILGAEDAFGDMDFKVAGTKEFVTALQLDTKLDGIPASVLAAALKQARDARLHILDVMMEAIDTPDEMSPNAPRIITVKIPVDKIGEVIGPKGKMINQIQEDTGAEITIEDDGTIYIGAQVGSQAEAARATINGIANPTMPEVGERYLGTVVKTTTFGAFVSLLPGKDGLLHISQIRKLAGGKRVENVEDVLGVGSKVQVEIAEIDSRGKLSLIPVIEGEEADEDTKDDSDK, from the coding sequence GTGGAGAACGAGACCCACTACGCCGAGGCCGTCATCGACAACGGCACCTTCGGCACCCGCACCATCCGCTTCGAGACGGGCCGCCTGGCCAAGCAGGCCGCCGGCTCCGCCGTGGCGTACCTGGACGACGACACCATGGTGCTGTCGGCCACGACCGCCTCCAAGAACCCCAAGGACCAGCTCGACTTCTTCCCCCTCACGGTGGACGTCGAGGAGCGGATGTACGCCGCCGGCAAGATCCCCGGCAGCTTCTTCCGCCGTGAGGGCCGTCCCTCCGAGGACGCCATCCTCACCTGCCGGCTGATCGACCGCCCGCTGCGCCCGTCCTTCAGGAAGGGCCTGCGCAACGAGATCCAGGTCGTCGCCACGATCATGGCGCTCAACCCCGACCACCTGTACGACGTCGTGGCGATCAACGCCGCCTCCGCGTCCACGCAGCTGGCCGGCCTGCCCTTCTCCGGCCCGATCGGCGGCGTCCGCGTCGCGCTGATCAACGGCCAGTGGGTCGCGTTCCCGACGCACACCGAGCTCGAGGACGCCGTCTTCGACATGGTCGTCGCCGGTCGCGTCCTGGAGGACGGCGACGTCGCGATCATGATGGTCGAGGCCGAGGCCACCGAGAAGACCATCCAGCTCGTCGCGGGCGGCGCCGAGGCGCCGACCGAGGAGGTCGTCGCCTCCGGTCTGGACGCCGCGAAGCCCTTCATCAAGGTGCTCTGCAAGGCCCAGGCCGACCTCGCCGCCAAGGCCGCGAAGCCGACCGGCGAGTTCCCGGTCTTCCTCGACTACCAGGACGACATCCTGGAGGCGCTGTCCGCCGCCGTCCGCCCGGAGCTCGCCTCCGCGCTGACCATCGCGGGCAAGCAGGACCGCGAGGCCGAGCTGGACCGCGTCAAGGCGCTCGCCGCCGAGAAGCTCCTGCCGGAGTTCGAGGGCCGTGAGAGGGAGATCTCCGCCGCGTACCGCTCGCTCACCAAGCAGCTGGTCCGTGAGCGCGTGATCAAGGAGAAGAAGCGCATCGACGGCCGCGGCGTCACGGACATCCGTACGCTCGCCGCCGAGGTCGAGGCCATCCCGCGCGTGCACGGCTCGGCGCTGTTCGAGCGTGGCGAGACCCAGATCCTGGGCGTCACCACCCTCAACATGCTCCGGATGGAGCAGCAGCTGGACACCCTCTCCCCGGTGACCCGCAAGCGCTACATGCACAACTACAACTTCCCGCCGTACTCCGTCGGCGAGACCGGCCGCGTCGGCTCCCCGAAGCGCCGCGAGATCGGCCACGGCGCCCTCGCCGAGCGCGCCATCGTGCCGGTCCTGCCGACGCGCGAGGAGTTCCCCTACGCGATCCGTCAGGTGTCCGAGGCCCTCGGCTCCAACGGCTCGACGTCCATGGGCTCGGTCTGCGCCTCCACCATGTCGCTGCTGAACGCCGGTGTGCCCCTCAAGGCCCCCGTCGCCGGTATCGCCATGGGCCTGATCTCCCAGGAGATCAACGGCGAGACGCACTACGTCGCCCTCACCGACATCCTCGGTGCGGAGGACGCCTTCGGCGACATGGACTTCAAGGTCGCCGGCACCAAGGAGTTCGTCACCGCCCTCCAGCTCGACACCAAGCTGGACGGCATCCCGGCCTCCGTCCTGGCCGCGGCCCTCAAGCAGGCCCGCGACGCCCGCCTCCACATCCTCGACGTGATGATGGAAGCGATCGACACGCCGGACGAGATGTCCCCGAACGCCCCGCGGATCATCACCGTCAAGATCCCCGTGGACAAGATCGGTGAGGTCATCGGCCCGAAGGGCAAGATGATCAACCAGATCCAGGAGGACACCGGCGCCGAGATCACGATCGAGGACGACGGCACCATCTACATCGGTGCCCAGGTCGGCTCGCAGGCCGAGGCCGCCCGTGCCACGATCAACGGCATCGCCAACCCGACCATGCCGGAGGTCGGCGAGCGCTACCTGGGTACGGTCGTCAAGACCACGACCTTCGGTGCGTTCGTGTCGCTGCTGCCGGGCAAGGACGGACTGCTGCACATCTCGCAGATC